A single Pseudodesulfovibrio aespoeensis Aspo-2 DNA region contains:
- a CDS encoding MATE family efflux transporter, with protein MTDTSGMIQQTPYRTIWHLAWPQVLMMLFHFFIGLADVWVAGYIDREVQASLGIITQSLFFLLVVAMAVANGAVAAISQSIGAGLYKRVQRYVGLCLILAVLLGGAFLILGLPVKGWLISALQVPAPMRPITEYFLEVYLFVLPPYYILIISNAIFRARREVMFPLYSMVLVTFLNTVLDIGLGLGWWGMPNLGFKGLAWATFASVTAGAILNVAVLWRKRLLKPSSFAPLRWMKCATPYLFKVAWPAGLMQIIWQSGYLVLYAITGSLPHGEVVALAGMSIGLRIEALLFLPAMAFNMTAAILVGNALGARQPDEAKRVGFRILGLAMVSICLFSIIIWQFVTPWVDLLTRDADVAAQAVSYLKWNVLAVPFTLTSMILAGAFNGAGATLYNMLIMGGATWLLRLPLAYWLGHHALDDAEGIWIAMFVSQIGQSMTLLYFFTFKNWQRFAMIKVRNGTNASKDVS; from the coding sequence ATGACCGACACGTCCGGCATGATCCAGCAGACACCCTACCGCACCATCTGGCACCTCGCCTGGCCCCAGGTGCTGATGATGCTCTTTCACTTCTTCATCGGGCTGGCCGATGTCTGGGTGGCTGGCTACATCGACCGCGAGGTCCAGGCGTCGCTGGGCATCATCACCCAGTCGCTCTTCTTTCTGCTGGTGGTGGCCATGGCCGTGGCCAACGGCGCGGTGGCGGCCATCAGCCAATCCATAGGCGCCGGGCTGTACAAACGCGTGCAACGGTATGTGGGGTTGTGCCTGATCCTGGCGGTCCTGCTCGGCGGGGCCTTTCTCATTCTCGGCCTGCCCGTCAAGGGGTGGCTGATCAGCGCACTCCAGGTGCCCGCCCCCATGCGCCCGATCACCGAGTATTTCCTCGAAGTCTATCTCTTCGTGCTGCCGCCCTACTACATCCTGATCATCAGCAACGCCATCTTCCGGGCCAGGCGCGAGGTCATGTTTCCCCTCTACAGCATGGTCCTGGTCACCTTCCTGAACACGGTCCTCGACATCGGCCTGGGGCTCGGCTGGTGGGGCATGCCCAACCTCGGCTTCAAGGGACTGGCCTGGGCCACCTTTGCCTCGGTCACGGCGGGCGCCATCCTCAATGTCGCCGTCCTGTGGCGCAAGCGGCTGCTCAAGCCGTCGAGCTTTGCCCCGCTGCGCTGGATGAAGTGCGCCACGCCCTATCTCTTCAAAGTGGCCTGGCCTGCCGGGCTGATGCAGATCATCTGGCAGTCCGGGTACCTGGTTCTCTACGCCATCACCGGCAGTCTGCCTCACGGCGAGGTCGTCGCCCTGGCCGGCATGTCCATCGGCCTGCGCATCGAGGCCCTGCTCTTCCTGCCCGCCATGGCCTTCAACATGACGGCGGCCATCCTGGTGGGCAACGCGCTGGGCGCGCGCCAGCCCGACGAGGCCAAACGGGTCGGCTTTCGCATCCTGGGACTTGCCATGGTCTCCATCTGTCTGTTTTCCATCATAATCTGGCAGTTCGTCACCCCCTGGGTCGATCTGCTCACCCGAGACGCCGACGTAGCGGCCCAAGCCGTCAGCTATCTCAAGTGGAACGTCCTGGCCGTGCCCTTCACCCTGACCAGCATGATCCTGGCCGGGGCCTTCAACGGCGCAGGGGCCACACTCTACAACATGCTCATCATGGGCGGAGCCACCTGGCTGCTGCGACTGCCCCTGGCCTACTGGCTCGGGCACCACGCCCTGGACGACGCCGAGGGCATCTGGATCGCCATGTTTGTTTCGCAGATAGGCCAATCCATGACCCTGCTCTATTTCTTCACCTTCAAAAACTGGCAGCGTTTCGCTATGATCAAGGTCCGCAACGGAACCAACGCCAGCAAGGACGTTTCATGA
- a CDS encoding DUF2156 domain-containing protein gives MTLEFSPITLDRQKEYHAALTGCPQLLTSDFSFANVYGWSEHYGLEWAFHKDTCFIRQTRPQIVYWAPVGPWEKYDWKECCAMRESKRFTRVPEDLARLWKSAYGNGIAITENRDHWDYIYSVEELISLTGKKFHKKKNLLNQFIKGYSFQYESMGPECVEEVLEMQDEWYKWYEENNPSEALKAENRAITRVLLNFDQITGLMGATLRVDGKVIAYTVAEPLCEDSIVIHFEKGDIRYKGVYQAINQMFLENDGAEYTNVNREQDLGDEGLRKAKLSYNPTFFLKKFNATLL, from the coding sequence ATGACCCTCGAATTCTCCCCCATCACCCTGGACCGGCAAAAGGAATACCACGCGGCCCTGACCGGCTGCCCCCAGCTGCTGACCAGCGACTTCTCCTTTGCCAACGTCTATGGCTGGAGCGAGCACTATGGCCTGGAATGGGCCTTTCACAAGGACACGTGCTTCATCCGCCAGACCAGACCGCAGATCGTCTACTGGGCCCCTGTCGGCCCCTGGGAGAAGTACGACTGGAAAGAGTGCTGCGCCATGCGCGAGAGCAAACGGTTCACCCGCGTGCCCGAGGATCTGGCCCGGCTCTGGAAATCGGCCTACGGCAACGGCATCGCCATCACCGAAAACCGCGACCACTGGGACTACATCTACTCCGTGGAAGAGCTGATCAGCCTCACAGGCAAGAAATTCCACAAGAAGAAGAACTTGCTCAACCAGTTCATCAAGGGGTATTCCTTCCAGTACGAGTCCATGGGTCCGGAATGCGTGGAGGAAGTGCTCGAAATGCAGGACGAGTGGTACAAGTGGTACGAGGAGAACAACCCCTCCGAGGCCCTCAAGGCGGAGAACCGGGCCATCACCCGCGTGCTGCTCAACTTCGACCAGATCACGGGGCTCATGGGCGCGACCCTGCGCGTGGACGGCAAGGTCATCGCCTACACCGTGGCCGAGCCCCTGTGCGAAGACTCCATCGTCATCCACTTCGAGAAGGGCGACATCCGCTACAAGGGCGTGTATCAGGCCATCAACCAGATGTTCCTGGAAAACGACGGCGCGGAGTACACCAACGTCAACCGCGAGCAGGACCTGGGCGACGAAGGGCTCCGCAAGGCAAAACTGTCATACAACCCAACTTTCTTCCTGAAGAAATTCAACGCAACACTGCTGTAA